A part of Lutra lutra chromosome 2, mLutLut1.2, whole genome shotgun sequence genomic DNA contains:
- the LOC125094379 gene encoding cytochrome b-c1 complex subunit 10 produces the protein MLSRFLGPRYRELAKYWMPTAGMWGAVGTVGLVWATDWRLILDWVPYINGKFKKDD, from the coding sequence ATGCTGAGCAGGTTCCTGGGCCCGCGCTACCGCGAGCTGGCCAAATACTGGATGCCCACGGCAGGCATGTGGGGCGCCGTGGGCACCGTGGGGCTGGTGTGGGCCACGGACTGGCGGCTGATTCTGGACTGGGTGCCCTACATCAACGGCAAGTTTAAGAAGGATGATTAA